One genomic region from Microcystis panniformis FACHB-1757 encodes:
- a CDS encoding HlyD family efflux transporter periplasmic adaptor subunit: MKGKTFVKPNQKLMIGLIVLGTGLLGITTFYSLSQVAPKPETKTPVIASPTPQKITALGRIEPRTEIISISAPMLLDSDRVMQLLVDEGDSVKKGQIIAILESQERLEDNLRQAQEQVKVAAAKLEQVKAGAKVGEIDANAANVRKIQAQWVGDQATQRTTIQRLTAQLEGDRAAQKATIAKLEAEYRNAKAEFDRYEKLYQEGAISASSFDSKRLNLETSNQQLTEAKVTLERIESTGKQQIQEAKTTLARIESTGQQQIKEARSTLNQVSEVRGVDVQAAEADVNAALVAVKKAQTELNQAYIRSPITGKVIKVNTRIGEQISDQGIVDLAETDRMEVIAEIYQSDIGKIRKGQTATITGSAFKGEVSGKVRLIALKVDQQNIFSNQPGENFDRKVISVRIALDRKNSQKVAGLTNSQVTVTINE; encoded by the coding sequence ATGAAAGGTAAAACTTTTGTGAAACCCAATCAAAAGTTAATGATCGGGTTAATAGTATTAGGCACAGGATTATTAGGAATAACCACCTTTTATAGTCTTTCCCAAGTCGCCCCCAAACCCGAAACCAAAACCCCTGTAATTGCCTCTCCCACACCGCAAAAAATCACCGCTTTAGGCAGAATTGAACCGAGGACAGAAATTATCAGCATATCTGCCCCGATGTTGCTTGATTCCGATCGAGTCATGCAATTATTAGTGGATGAAGGCGATAGCGTCAAAAAGGGACAAATAATCGCCATTCTCGAAAGTCAGGAAAGATTAGAGGATAACCTGCGACAGGCACAAGAACAGGTGAAAGTAGCCGCAGCCAAACTAGAACAGGTGAAAGCTGGGGCAAAAGTCGGAGAAATCGATGCTAATGCCGCTAACGTGCGGAAAATCCAGGCACAATGGGTAGGGGATCAAGCAACCCAACGGACAACTATCCAAAGATTAACAGCGCAATTAGAAGGGGATAGGGCTGCCCAAAAAGCGACAATTGCTAAATTAGAAGCAGAATATCGCAATGCCAAAGCTGAATTCGATCGCTACGAAAAACTCTATCAAGAAGGGGCAATTTCCGCCTCTAGTTTTGATAGTAAAAGACTGAATTTAGAAACCAGTAATCAACAATTAACAGAAGCAAAAGTTACCCTAGAGAGAATTGAAAGCACCGGTAAACAACAGATACAAGAAGCCAAGACTACCCTAGCCCGGATTGAATCCACCGGTCAACAGCAGATCAAAGAGGCCAGATCCACTTTAAATCAAGTCTCAGAAGTGCGGGGAGTCGATGTGCAGGCAGCCGAAGCGGATGTAAATGCTGCCCTAGTTGCCGTTAAAAAAGCCCAAACCGAGTTAAATCAGGCTTATATTCGATCGCCAATTACCGGCAAAGTGATTAAAGTCAATACCCGTATCGGGGAACAAATCAGCGATCAAGGAATTGTTGACCTCGCTGAAACCGATCGCATGGAGGTAATTGCCGAAATCTATCAAAGCGATATCGGGAAAATTCGCAAGGGACAAACTGCCACGATTACTGGATCGGCGTTTAAGGGCGAAGTTAGCGGAAAAGTGCGCTTAATTGCTTTAAAAGTTGACCAACAAAATATCTTCAGCAATCAACCGGGAGAAAACTTTGATCGCAAAGTTATCTCTGTCCGCATTGCCTTAGATCGCAAAAACAGTCAAAAAGTGGCAGGTTTAACCAATTCCCAAGTAACTGTAACTATCAATGAGTAG